In the Hyphomonadaceae bacterium BL14 genome, one interval contains:
- a CDS encoding DsbA family oxidoreductase — MSDAPVSVDLVTDPVCPWCWLGLRYWREARAMVPDIATETVLRPFQLDAGVPRAGVPYGAYMARKFAAASPGAPDRFKAMRAHLEQAGPGVGIVFNFDAIEIRPNTLDAHRVIRWAQGQEMGEAVLDLIHKAFFEDRRDIGAPDVLAALAGEAGMDAEVVRDLLGTGRDAAEVQREEQFYRSLGVQGVPCFIFNGRFAVSGAEPPDVLAGAIAEAAKSPASQD, encoded by the coding sequence ATGAGCGATGCGCCCGTTTCCGTTGATCTGGTGACCGATCCGGTCTGTCCCTGGTGCTGGCTGGGCCTGCGCTACTGGCGCGAGGCCCGCGCCATGGTCCCTGACATCGCGACTGAAACCGTGCTGCGTCCCTTCCAGCTGGATGCGGGTGTGCCGCGCGCCGGTGTGCCCTATGGCGCGTACATGGCGCGCAAATTCGCCGCCGCATCGCCCGGTGCCCCCGACCGCTTCAAGGCCATGCGCGCGCATCTGGAGCAGGCCGGCCCTGGCGTCGGCATCGTGTTCAATTTCGACGCTATCGAGATCCGCCCCAATACGCTGGACGCTCACCGGGTGATCCGCTGGGCCCAGGGCCAGGAGATGGGGGAAGCTGTGCTGGACCTGATCCACAAGGCCTTCTTTGAAGACCGGCGTGATATCGGTGCCCCGGACGTGCTGGCCGCGCTGGCAGGCGAAGCGGGCATGGACGCAGAGGTGGTGCGCGATCTGCTCGGCACCGGCCGTGACGCCGCTGAAGTCCAGCGCGAAGAGCAATTCTACCGGTCGTTGGGCGTGCAGGGCGTGCCCTGCTTCATCTTCAATGGCCGGTTTGCCGTGTCCGGGGCAGAACCGCCGGACGTGCTGGCCGGCGCCATCGCCG